The following proteins are encoded in a genomic region of Actinomadura sp. NAK00032:
- a CDS encoding IS4 family transposase, which yields MDEAAARGSGSAGVLVDQIGIGVLTRLVPRELVDEVIAAAGRREKRVRVRLLPARVVVYFVMALTLFHADAYEEVIRKLVQGLRGLRIWRNEWVVPSSGALTQARRRLGAEVMRDLFFRVAVPCARRSTQGAWLGRWRLMALDGFDIEVPDSAANAERFGYAGKKKDEKGVFPKVLVVGLAECGTHAIVGAEFGAQHDTEIALATRLLGSGIVAEDMLVIGDRGMYSNEHLQRIRDAGADALLRAKINVLLPVIKWLPDGSYLSYSANRRARTAASKRLAAGTMELTELPGLYVRVVEYEVTNRGEDELFTLVTTILDPLDAPATELAAAYHERWEIEAAIGEMKTHQKGAGALLRSKSPEMVEQELWGMLLTYYGVRHLMAEAADQAELDPDRLSFIRSLRIVRRQVGGPADFSPTAP from the coding sequence ATGGATGAGGCTGCTGCGCGTGGTTCGGGTTCGGCTGGTGTGCTGGTAGATCAGATCGGTATCGGGGTTTTGACGCGCTTGGTGCCGCGTGAGCTGGTGGATGAGGTGATCGCCGCTGCCGGACGCCGGGAAAAGCGGGTGCGGGTGCGGCTGCTGCCTGCGCGTGTCGTGGTCTATTTCGTCATGGCGTTGACGTTGTTCCATGCGGACGCGTATGAGGAAGTGATACGTAAGCTGGTGCAGGGCCTGCGCGGGTTGCGGATCTGGCGGAACGAGTGGGTGGTGCCGTCGTCCGGTGCGTTGACCCAGGCACGTCGGCGGCTTGGGGCCGAGGTGATGCGTGATCTGTTCTTCCGTGTCGCGGTTCCCTGTGCCCGGCGGTCGACCCAGGGCGCGTGGCTGGGGCGGTGGCGGCTGATGGCCCTTGACGGCTTCGACATCGAAGTGCCCGACAGCGCCGCGAACGCCGAACGTTTCGGGTATGCGGGGAAGAAAAAGGACGAGAAAGGCGTGTTCCCCAAAGTGCTGGTGGTCGGGCTGGCCGAATGCGGCACCCACGCCATCGTCGGAGCGGAGTTCGGTGCGCAGCACGATACCGAGATCGCGCTGGCGACCCGGCTGCTGGGCTCGGGGATCGTGGCCGAGGACATGCTGGTCATCGGCGACCGGGGCATGTACAGCAACGAACATCTGCAACGGATCAGAGATGCTGGAGCGGACGCGTTGCTGCGCGCCAAGATCAATGTTCTGCTTCCGGTCATCAAATGGCTCCCCGATGGGTCTTATCTGTCATATTCGGCGAACCGCAGAGCCCGCACCGCCGCGTCCAAACGCTTGGCGGCCGGGACTATGGAACTGACCGAACTTCCCGGCCTGTACGTCCGGGTCGTGGAATATGAAGTGACCAACCGTGGAGAGGATGAACTGTTCACCCTCGTCACCACCATCCTTGACCCCCTGGACGCGCCCGCGACAGAACTCGCCGCCGCTTACCATGAGCGGTGGGAGATCGAAGCGGCCATCGGCGAGATGAAAACGCACCAGAAGGGCGCCGGAGCGTTGTTGCGCTCGAAGTCACCCGAGATGGTCGAGCAGGAACTGTGGGGGATGCTGCTGACATACTACGGCGTCCGGCACCTCATGGCCGAGGCCGCGGATCAAGCGGAATTGGATCCAGACCGGTTGTCGTTCATCCGCTCACTTCGCATCGTCCGCCGGCAGGTAGGAGGCCCGGCGGATTTTTCCCCCACCGCACCTTGA